The genomic region GCCAATCTCGCCGGACATTCGCCCAGTGCCGCTGGTTGCGGGTCAGCCGCCCGCTGTGGGTGACGTAGACGCCGGGATGGACGGCGACCAGTTCACGACGGCGCAGCAGCCTCACGATGTCGTTGTCCGCTCCGCCCGCCGCCAGATTGTCGCGGCGCGTGACGACGCCGTCCTGCCGCCACATCAGCCGCCTGAGACAGTCCAGCTGCCAGCGCGTCATGCGGTAAGCGTGACCGTCGGCAACGCCGGGGCCAATCTCCCACCCGTCGGCGCTGTGGATAACCGGCCCGGCTGTAGGCGGAACCGGCGGTACCGGCTAGCCTCTCCTTAAACCGACACGAAGGAGTGCGTATGGAGGGCTTCGCCGGGAAGGTCGCGGTCGTGACCGGCGCCGGATCGGGCATCGGCCGGGCGCTGGCGATCGAGCTGGCCAAGTCGGGGGCCAGCGTCGCGATCAGCGACGTCGACACCGAGGGGCTGGCCGCCACCGAGGAGCGGATCAAGGCGATCGGCGCACCGGTCAAGGCCGACCGCCTCGACGTCACCGAGCGCGAGGCGTTCGAGCTGTACGCCGACACGGTGGTCGAGCACTTCGGCAAGGTCAACCAGATCTACAACAACGCGGGCATCGCCTACGTCGGCGACGTCGAGGTCACCCCCTACAAGGACATCGAGCGGGTGATGGACGTCGACTTCTGGGGCGTCGTCAACGGCACCAAGTCGTTCCTGCCGCACCTGATCGCCTCGGGCGACGGCCACATCGTCAACGTCTCGAGCCTGTTCGGCATCTTCTCGGTGCCCGGTCAGGCGGCCTACAACTCCGCGAAGTTCGCCGTCCGCGGCTTCACCGAGGCGCTGCGCCAGGAGATGATCGCCGCCGGTCACCCGGTCAAGGTGACGACCGTGCACCCCGGCGGCATCAAGACCGCGATCATGCGCAACTCGACGACCGCCGAGGGTGTCGACAAGGAAGGCCTGACCCAGTTCTTCGACAAGAAGCTGACGATGACCACACCGGAGAAGGCCGCCCTGGAGATCCTCGGCGCCGTGCGCAAGAATCGCGCCCGCGTCCTCGTCGGCCCCGACGCCAAGGTGCTCGACCTGATCGTGCGCATCACCGGCAGCGGATATCAGCGGCTGTTCTCCACCTTCGTGGAGCGCTTCGTCCCGAACGCGCACTAGTCGCCGAGCGGACGCTCCTCGAGGAACGCGTCGGCGACGTGGCCCGGGTCGGCCCCGTCGGCCACCTCGGCGCGCATCTCGGCCAGCGCGGCGGTGTCGAGCACCCCGGCGACCTCGTTGACCGCGAGCACCTGGAACTCGTTGAGCTCGTTGCGCCGGTACAGCGGCACCAGGTTCTCGGCGCGGATCAGCGCGGTGCGGTCCGAGAGCATCAGCAGGTCCTGCGGGATGAACGGCGCCGCGGTCGTCGTCCACACCGCGCGGAACCGACCAGCCTTCACCGCGTCGAAAGCCTTTGCCGCTGAAGGCACTTCGGTCACCTTCGGCGTGCAGGTGCCGATCTTGCGCGGTCTCGGCGCACCGGTGACGGCGACGACGGTCAACTCGTCGCAGTGGCGCACCGCCGCGGTGACGTCGCGGCCGCCCCACTCCTCGGCCGTGCGCGCGGTGACCGCTAGCGCCGGCTTGTCCTCCGCGGACTCGGTGTAGTCACCCGCCGCCACCCCCTCGGGCAGCGCGGACACCAGCTCGCGGTACACCTGCGCCGGGGCGCGCGCCGTCGCATCCGGATCGAACCGGGTCAGCAGTTGGCCGGTGAACCCGGGCACCACCCGCACCTCACCGGCGTCCAGGTCGGTCAGCGGGTCGTCGCGGTACTCGACGTGTGCCGGGTTGCCCTTGGAGCGCAGCGCCGCCGCGTACAGATGCGCGACCAGCTGCACGTCGGGATCGGTGGTGGCGCCGACGACGATCGGCGGCGGGCCGGACTGCCCGCCGCACGCCGTGGCACCAGCCACGATCAGCGCGACGAGCGCCAGCCGGCCGCGCACCGGTTACACGCCGGACGCCGCGGCGACCGCCTGCGCCACCGCGGGTGCCACCCGGGTGTCCAGTGCGCTCGGCACGATCTTCTCGGGTGACAGGTCGTCGCCGAGCACCCCGTGGATCGCGTGCGCCGCAGCGACTTTCATCTGCTCGGTGATCCGGCGCGCACCCGCGTCGAGCGCACCGCGGAACACCCCCGGGAACGCCAGCACGTTGTTGATCTGGTTCGGGAAGTCGCTGCGCCCGGTGGCGACGACGGCGGCGTGGTGGCGCGCCTCGCCGGGGTGGATCTCCGGGTCCGGGTTCGACAGCGCGAACACGATCGAGTTCGGCGCCATGGTGTCGATCAGCTCCGCTGGCACCACGCCGCCGGACAGCCCGAGGAACACGTCGGCACCGGCCAGCGCCTCGGCCAGCCCGCCCTTGAGCCCGCGCGGGTTGCTGACCTCAGCCATCTCGGCCTTGGAGGCGTTGAGCTTGTCGCGGCCCTTGTAGATGATGCCCTGCGAGTCCAGCAGGGTGATGTCGCTGACGCCGGCGGCGATCAGGATCTTCGCGCAGGCCACACCGGCGGCACCGGCGCCGGCCACCACCACCCGCAGCGACGGGATCTCCCGGTCGACCACCTTGGCGGCACCCAGCAGGGCGGCCAGCACCACGATCGCGGTGCCGTGCTGGTCGTCGTGCATGACCGGGCAGTCCAGCGCCTCGATCAGCCGGCGCTCGATCTCGAAGCAGCGCGGCGCGGAGATGTCCTCCAGGTTGACCGCCCCGAACGTCGGGCGCAGCCGCACCAGGGTCTCCACGATCTCGTCGGGGTCCTTGGTGTCGAGCACGATCGGGATCGAGTCCAGATCCGCGAACGCCTTGAACAGCGCGCTCTTGCCCTCCATCACCGGCAGCGACGCCGCCGCGCCGATGTCACCGAGGCCGAGCACCGCGCTGCCGTCGCTGACCACGGCCACCAGCCGGTTGGCCCACGTGTAGCGGGAGGCCAGGGTGTGGTCGGCGGCGATCGCCCGGCTCACCTGGGCCACGCCCGGGGTGTAGGCGATGGACAGCGCCCGTTCGGTGTCGAGGGGGGCTTTCAGCGCCGAGGAGAGCTTCCCGCCGAGGTGGGCGGCGAAAATCTCCTCGTCGCTGACTGCGAGGGGGGAGGTCGTGTTCACTTGGGAATCTCTCAGCGCTTGCGCCACGGCGGTCAGGTTAACCCCGTACTCATAGGTAACCTAATCGACGCGGATGGGTCTCAGTCGTGCCCGGGACCCCGGCTGACCGGCTAGATCAGGCCGAGCTCCTTGACCGCTTCACGCTCGTCGCTGAGCTCGGCCGCCGACTTGTCGATCCGGCCGCGGGAGAACTCGTCGATCTCCAGGCCCTGCACAATCGACCAGTTGCCGTCCTTCGTCGTTACCGGGAACGACGAGATCAGGCCCTCCGGGACCCCGTAGGAGCCGTCGGAGGCCACGGCCATTGACACCCAGTCACCCTCGGGGGTGCCCAGCAGCCAATCACGGGCGGCATCGATGGTAGCCGATGCCGCCGAGGCCGCCGACGAGGCTCCGCGCGCCTCGAGGATCGCCGTGCCGCGCCGGGCCACGGTCGGGATGAAGTCGTTCTCGATCCAGTCCTGGTCGTTGACCACTTCGGCGGCGTTGCGGCCGTTGATCTCCGCGTGGAACAGATCGGGGTACTGGGTGGCCGAGTGGTTGCCCCAGATCGTCATCTTCTTGATGTCGATCACCTTGGCACCGGTCTTGCGGGCCAGCTGACTGATCGCCCGGTTGTGGTCCAGGCGGGTCAGCGCGGAGAACCGCTCCCTGGGGATGTCGGGGGCGTTGTTCATCGCGATCAGCGCGTTGGTGTTGGCCGGGTTGCCGGTCACCTCGATGCGGATGTCGTCGGCGGCCACGTCGTTGAGCGCCCTGCCCTGCGCGGTGAAGATCGCGCCGTTGGCCTCCAGCAGGTCGGCGCGCTCCATCCCCTTCGACCGGGGCCGGGCCCCGACCAGCAGGGCGAGGTTCACACCGTCGAAGATCTTGGTCGCGTCGGAGCCGATCTCGATGCCGGCGATCAGCGGGAACGCACAGTCGTCGAGTTCCATGACCACACCCTCGAGCGACTTGAGCGCCGGTTCGATCTCGAGCAGCCGCAGTTCGATCGGGCGGTCGGGGCCCAGCAGCGACCCGTCCCCGATGCGGAACAGCAGGCTGTAACCGATCTGGCCGGCGGCCCCGGTGACGGCGACCTTGAGGGGAGTTGTGCTCACAGATGCTCCTTGCGCCGAGGTATTGGGTTCTGGTGTCGAAACTACCGCCAGCGCAGGCGCTCAGTACGTTAAATCGGTTTAGCAGCCGGACGGTTCGGGTCGAGGATGTCGACGCCGTCCTGGCCCCAGGCCTCCCGCATCGCGTCGGCGCCCTTGAGCCGCACCCACGCCGCCTCGGTCGGGGTGATCGGGGTGGCCGCGAGGATCCGCACCGGCGGCAGCGGCGGGGTCAGCTCGACGTCGTCGATCGGGCTCTCCCCCAGCAGGAACGCGGTGAACGCCGCACCCTCCCACAGCGGGGTCTCCAGATCGATCAGTGCACCGGGCTCCAGCACCAGGCCCTCCACCGCGGGTGCGGCGGCGACGATCGCGATCGAGCGGGACAGCCCGCGCGGCGACGGCCCGCGCAGCGCGACGGTGATCTCCGCGCGCGGCCCGTGCAGTGCGTCGGTGACCATCTCGGTCGGGTCGAACATCGGGTGCCGCGAACAGCCCAGCGACACATAGTGCACGACGCCGTCGGGGGTGGGACCGAAGCGCAGCACGTCCATGCGCTCGGTACCCAGAAACGTCACGCTGGCCTCGTCCGGTTCGGCGGTGATGCCGATTCCGGCGAAGTGTTCGCGCAGCCGGCGACGAACCTCGGCGAGGACGTCGATCACTCGGCGGGCGACGCCGGGGCTGCGGTCGGCGGCGCGGACGGGTCGGCGGTCTTCTCGTCCGGCAGCGTCAGGTTCGCACCCGACTCGGGATCGAAGATCGCCAGCTTGGTGGTGTCGAACGCCAGCTTCAGCGGCTGGCCCATCCGGGCCTGGGACTCCACCGAGACGCGGGCGACGAACTCGTTCTCCCCCGCACCGGATTCGGCGGCCAACTCGGCCAGCTGCGCCGAGCGCGCGCCGGCGCCCTCGGTCTTGAAGTGGACGTACTTGTCGGCGCCCAGCGACTCCACCATGTCGACGGTGACGTCGAACGTCAGCGCCCGGATGCGGGCGTAGCCGTCGAGCACGGCGGCGTCCTCGAAGTGCTCGGGACGCACGCCGACGATGACGTCGCGCGGCGCCTTGCGCCGGGCCAGCAGGTCGTGGGTCTCCTGGGTCAGCGTCACCTCGCCGAACGGCAGCCGCACCCCGACGTCGGTGATGGTGGCCGGGAAGAAGTTCATCGCCGGCGACCCGATGAACCCGGCGACGAACAGGTTCGCGGGCCGGTTGTACAGCTCGTCGGGGGTGCCGATCTGCTGGGCCCGCCCGGCGAGCAGCACCACCACGCGGTCGCCCAGCGTCATCGCCTCGGTCTGGTCGTGGGTGACGTAGACGGTGGTGGTGCGCAGCCGGTTCTGCAGCCGCGCGATCTCGGTGCGCATCTGCACGCGCAGCTTGGCGTCGAGGTTGCTCAGCGGCTCGTCCATCAGGAATGCCTTGGGGCTGCGCACGATCGCGCGGCCCATCGCGACGCGCTGGCGCTGACCACCGGACAGCTGGCCCGGTTTGCGGTCCAGAAGTTCGGTCAGGTCAAGGATTTTCGCGGCCTCCTCGACCTTGCGCGCGATCTCGGCCTTGTCCATCTTGGCCAGGGTGAGCGGGAACGCGATGTTCTGGCGCACGGTCATGTGCGGGTACAGCGCGTAGGACTGGAACACCATCGCGATGTCGCGGTCCTTGGGCGCCTTCTCGTTGACCCGTTCGCCGCCGATGCGCAGTTCGCCCGACGTAATGTCCTCCAGGCCCGCGATCATGTTGAGCGTGGTGGACTTTCCGCACCCGGACGGCCCCACGAGGATGATGAACTCGCCGTCGGCGATCGTCATCGACAGCTCGTGGACGGCCGTCGCGCCGTTGGGGTAACTCTTCGTCACCCGGTCCAACACAATTTCGGCCATGGAACTACCCCTTCACCGCGCCGGAGGTCAGGCCGGCGACGATCCGTCGTTGGAAGATGAGAACAAAGATGATGATCGGGATGGTGATGACCATCGCGCCGGCCGCGATCGACCCGGTGGGCTCCTCGAACTGTGAGCTGCCGGTGAAGTTCGCGATCGCCACCGGCGCGGTGATCGCCCGTTCGGTCGCGGTCAGCGACAGCGCCAGCAGCAGGTCGTTCCAGGCGAAGATGAACACCAGGATCGCGGCGGTGACGATGCCGGGCATCGCCAGCGGGGCGATCACCTTGCGGAACGCCTGAGCGGGCGTGGCGCCGTCCATCTTCGCGGCCTTCTCCAGATCCCAGGGGATCTCCCGGAAGAACGCCGACAGCGTGTAGATCGCCAGCGGCAGCGCGAAGGTGATGTACGGGATGATCAGGCCGGGCCAGGTGTCGAACAGCCCGACGGCGCGCTCGATGTTGAAGATCGGGGTGACCAGCGAGATGTGCGGGAACATCGCGATCAGCAGCGCGATGCCGATTAGCAGCTGCTTGCCCGGAAAGTCCAGGCGCGCCACCGCGTATGCGGCCATACCGCCGATCACCACCGCGATGACGGTGGTGATCAGGCCGACGCCGATGGAGTTGATCAGCGCCGAGGTGAAGAAGTTGCCCTGGAAGATCGCCTTGTAGTTGTCGAAGGTGATCTCCTTCGGGATCAGCCTGCCGTCCTTGACCGTTGACGTCGGCTTGAGCGACAGCGACAAGATCCACAGCACCGGGAACAGCGCGTAGATGATCACCAGGATGTTGATGACGGTCCAGCCCGCCGCGCGCGACGTGTTGCTGCGGTCAGCCATCAGCGCCTCTCCTCCGCCGAACCGGGTGCGGCCGCACCGAAGATCTTGATGAAGATGAACGCGATGATCGCCACGCACAGGAAGATCAGCACGCTGATGGCCGAACCCAGACCCACGTTGAACGCCTTGAACAGGTTGTCGTAGCCCAGGATCGACACCGAGCCGGTGTCATTCGCCCCGCCGGTCAGCACGTAGATGTTGTCGAAGATGCGGAACGCGTCGAGGGTGCGGAACAGCAGCGCCACCAGGATCGCCGGTTTGATCAGCGGCAGGATCACCTTGGTGAGCCGCTTCCACGCACCGGCGCCGTCCATCTGGGCGGCGTCGAGCAGATCCTGCGGCACCAGCGCCAGACCGGCCAGCAGCAGCAGCGCCATGAACGGCGTGGTCTTCCAGACCTCGGCGAGCACGACGATCGCCAGCGACGGCAGCTGCTCGGTCAGCGGTGCGGTGCCCTCGGGCAGCAGGTTGGCCAGGTACCCGGTATGCGGGGTCCACGCGTAGTACCAGCTGTAGGACGCCGCGACGGTGACGATGCCGTACGGGATCAGCACCGCGGTGCGCACCACACCCTTGCCGAAGATGGTGCGGTGCATGACCAGTGCCAGCGCCATGCCGAGCACGAACTCGATGGCCACCGACACCACGGTGATGCCCAGCGTCACGAAAAACGCGTTCCACCAGTACTGGTCGGTGAGGATGGTGATGTAGTTGCCCAACCCGATGAACTCGGTGTCCTCGGGTGCGGCCATGTTGTTGCGCTGCAGGCTCAGCCAGAACGCGTACGCGATCGGGTATCCCGTCACCGCGAGCATCAGGATGACCGCGGGCGCGATGAGCAGGAACGCCAGCCGTCGCTCGGAGCGCTTGTCGTCGGAGCCGGTGGCCGGCGCGGCCGGGGTCTCGGTGGTGGCGGTCACGGGATCAGCCCCTTACCGTCGATGGCCTTCTGCACCTGTTCGGCCAGTTCGTCCGCGGTGCGTTCCGGGTCGATGTCGGTGATCGGCGCCAGCGTCGCCGAGATCCGGGTGGACACCGCCTGGTAGTTCGGGGTGGCAGGCCGCACCGCGGCGTTGGTGAGCTGGTCGCGGATGATCTCGTACTGCGGGTACTTCTGCTGGAACGCCGGATCGTCGTAGAGCGAGGCCCGCACCGCGGGCAGCCCGCCCTCGACCGAGGTGTAACGCTGGTTCTCCACGTTGCGCAGGCAGCGGATGGCCTCGAACGCCTCCGCCTTGTGCTGGGTCGTCTTGGCAACCGCCAGGTTCAGCCCGCCGAGGGTCACCTTGGCCGGTTCGCCCGGGTTGACGCCCGGATAGTGCGCGAAGCCGAACACCTTCTTGCTGGCGTCGTAGGCGATCTCGAACTGCTCGTCGGTCGGCGAGAAGGTGCCCGCCTCACCGATGCTGCCTGCCAGCGCCGGATCCTCGTTCAGCGGGAGGAACGGCACCCCGCCCTTGACGGCGTTCTCCAGCATCGACGGCAGCACGAACGGCCAGTTCACCTCGAGCGCGGCGCGGCCCTGTTCGAGCGCCAACCGGGCGGTGCCCTCGTCGGTCTGGGTGATCGAGGGGTCGGCCCCCGGCGCGGTGGCCACCGACTTGATGATCTCCAGCGCCTTGACGGTGGCGGCCCGGTGCTCGGGGGTGTCGGTCAGCGTCACCGTCGAGCCGTCGTCGGAAAGCACCTTCCCGCCCGCACTTTCCAGCAACGTGTTGAACCAGACAACCAGGCCTTCGTACTGCTTGCCCTGCACGGCAATCCAGCTGGGCCCACCCTCCCGGTACAGGCGGGTCGCCTCGGCGACCATACCGTCCCAGGTGGTGGGCGGCTCAGGCATCAAATCTGCCCGGTACCAAAGTAATTGGGTGTTCGTGGTGATCGGTGAGGCGTACAGCTTGCCCTGCCACTTCGCGGTCTCCAGCGGGCCGGGCAGCGTGTTGCTCATCGCGTCGGACTCGGCCAGCCCCGCCGGATCCTCCGACAGCGGCAAAGCCCAACCGGCCTCGGCGAACTCGGCGGTCCACACCACGTCGAGCGCCATCACGTCGAGGGTCTTGTCGTTGCCGGTGAGCCGGCGCGCGAGCTGCAGGCGCTGGTCGTCGGCGCCCTTGGGCAGGCTCACCTGCTTGATGGTGAAACGCCCGCCGAGCTGCTCGTTGCACCGGTTGGCC from Mycolicibacterium phlei harbors:
- a CDS encoding SDR family NAD(P)-dependent oxidoreductase; translated protein: MEGFAGKVAVVTGAGSGIGRALAIELAKSGASVAISDVDTEGLAATEERIKAIGAPVKADRLDVTEREAFELYADTVVEHFGKVNQIYNNAGIAYVGDVEVTPYKDIERVMDVDFWGVVNGTKSFLPHLIASGDGHIVNVSSLFGIFSVPGQAAYNSAKFAVRGFTEALRQEMIAAGHPVKVTTVHPGGIKTAIMRNSTTAEGVDKEGLTQFFDKKLTMTTPEKAALEILGAVRKNRARVLVGPDAKVLDLIVRITGSGYQRLFSTFVERFVPNAH
- a CDS encoding carbohydrate ABC transporter permease, encoding MADRSNTSRAAGWTVINILVIIYALFPVLWILSLSLKPTSTVKDGRLIPKEITFDNYKAIFQGNFFTSALINSIGVGLITTVIAVVIGGMAAYAVARLDFPGKQLLIGIALLIAMFPHISLVTPIFNIERAVGLFDTWPGLIIPYITFALPLAIYTLSAFFREIPWDLEKAAKMDGATPAQAFRKVIAPLAMPGIVTAAILVFIFAWNDLLLALSLTATERAITAPVAIANFTGSSQFEEPTGSIAAGAMVITIPIIIFVLIFQRRIVAGLTSGAVKG
- a CDS encoding malate dehydrogenase, with product MSTTPLKVAVTGAAGQIGYSLLFRIGDGSLLGPDRPIELRLLEIEPALKSLEGVVMELDDCAFPLIAGIEIGSDATKIFDGVNLALLVGARPRSKGMERADLLEANGAIFTAQGRALNDVAADDIRIEVTGNPANTNALIAMNNAPDIPRERFSALTRLDHNRAISQLARKTGAKVIDIKKMTIWGNHSATQYPDLFHAEINGRNAAEVVNDQDWIENDFIPTVARRGTAILEARGASSAASAASATIDAARDWLLGTPEGDWVSMAVASDGSYGVPEGLISSFPVTTKDGNWSIVQGLEIDEFSRGRIDKSAAELSDEREAVKELGLI
- a CDS encoding glycine betaine ABC transporter substrate-binding protein, yielding MRGRLALVALIVAGATACGGQSGPPPIVVGATTDPDVQLVAHLYAAALRSKGNPAHVEYRDDPLTDLDAGEVRVVPGFTGQLLTRFDPDATARAPAQVYRELVSALPEGVAAGDYTESAEDKPALAVTARTAEEWGGRDVTAAVRHCDELTVVAVTGAPRPRKIGTCTPKVTEVPSAAKAFDAVKAGRFRAVWTTTAAPFIPQDLLMLSDRTALIRAENLVPLYRRNELNEFQVLAVNEVAGVLDTAALAEMRAEVADGADPGHVADAFLEERPLGD
- a CDS encoding suppressor of fused domain protein, translating into MIDVLAEVRRRLREHFAGIGITAEPDEASVTFLGTERMDVLRFGPTPDGVVHYVSLGCSRHPMFDPTEMVTDALHGPRAEITVALRGPSPRGLSRSIAIVAAAPAVEGLVLEPGALIDLETPLWEGAAFTAFLLGESPIDDVELTPPLPPVRILAATPITPTEAAWVRLKGADAMREAWGQDGVDILDPNRPAAKPI
- a CDS encoding type IV toxin-antitoxin system AbiEi family antitoxin domain-containing protein gives rise to the protein MTRWQLDCLRRLMWRQDGVVTRRDNLAAGGADNDIVRLLRRRELVAVHPGVYVTHSGRLTRNQRHWANVRRDWP
- a CDS encoding ABC transporter substrate-binding protein; protein product: MRAQRLGAAAVAALATASMLTACGSSDGGIVINYYTPANEAQTFTAVANRCNEQLGGRFTIKQVSLPKGADDQRLQLARRLTGNDKTLDVMALDVVWTAEFAEAGWALPLSEDPAGLAESDAMSNTLPGPLETAKWQGKLYASPITTNTQLLWYRADLMPEPPTTWDGMVAEATRLYREGGPSWIAVQGKQYEGLVVWFNTLLESAGGKVLSDDGSTVTLTDTPEHRAATVKALEIIKSVATAPGADPSITQTDEGTARLALEQGRAALEVNWPFVLPSMLENAVKGGVPFLPLNEDPALAGSIGEAGTFSPTDEQFEIAYDASKKVFGFAHYPGVNPGEPAKVTLGGLNLAVAKTTQHKAEAFEAIRCLRNVENQRYTSVEGGLPAVRASLYDDPAFQQKYPQYEIIRDQLTNAAVRPATPNYQAVSTRISATLAPITDIDPERTADELAEQVQKAIDGKGLIP
- a CDS encoding ABC transporter ATP-binding protein — translated: MAEIVLDRVTKSYPNGATAVHELSMTIADGEFIILVGPSGCGKSTTLNMIAGLEDITSGELRIGGERVNEKAPKDRDIAMVFQSYALYPHMTVRQNIAFPLTLAKMDKAEIARKVEEAAKILDLTELLDRKPGQLSGGQRQRVAMGRAIVRSPKAFLMDEPLSNLDAKLRVQMRTEIARLQNRLRTTTVYVTHDQTEAMTLGDRVVVLLAGRAQQIGTPDELYNRPANLFVAGFIGSPAMNFFPATITDVGVRLPFGEVTLTQETHDLLARRKAPRDVIVGVRPEHFEDAAVLDGYARIRALTFDVTVDMVESLGADKYVHFKTEGAGARSAQLAELAAESGAGENEFVARVSVESQARMGQPLKLAFDTTKLAIFDPESGANLTLPDEKTADPSAPPTAAPASPAE
- a CDS encoding carbohydrate ABC transporter permease — its product is MTATTETPAAPATGSDDKRSERRLAFLLIAPAVILMLAVTGYPIAYAFWLSLQRNNMAAPEDTEFIGLGNYITILTDQYWWNAFFVTLGITVVSVAIEFVLGMALALVMHRTIFGKGVVRTAVLIPYGIVTVAASYSWYYAWTPHTGYLANLLPEGTAPLTEQLPSLAIVVLAEVWKTTPFMALLLLAGLALVPQDLLDAAQMDGAGAWKRLTKVILPLIKPAILVALLFRTLDAFRIFDNIYVLTGGANDTGSVSILGYDNLFKAFNVGLGSAISVLIFLCVAIIAFIFIKIFGAAAPGSAEERR
- a CDS encoding NAD(P)-dependent malic enzyme, whose amino-acid sequence is MNTTSPLAVSDEEIFAAHLGGKLSSALKAPLDTERALSIAYTPGVAQVSRAIAADHTLASRYTWANRLVAVVSDGSAVLGLGDIGAAASLPVMEGKSALFKAFADLDSIPIVLDTKDPDEIVETLVRLRPTFGAVNLEDISAPRCFEIERRLIEALDCPVMHDDQHGTAIVVLAALLGAAKVVDREIPSLRVVVAGAGAAGVACAKILIAAGVSDITLLDSQGIIYKGRDKLNASKAEMAEVSNPRGLKGGLAEALAGADVFLGLSGGVVPAELIDTMAPNSIVFALSNPDPEIHPGEARHHAAVVATGRSDFPNQINNVLAFPGVFRGALDAGARRITEQMKVAAAHAIHGVLGDDLSPEKIVPSALDTRVAPAVAQAVAAASGV